One Brassica oleracea var. oleracea cultivar TO1000 chromosome C7, BOL, whole genome shotgun sequence genomic window carries:
- the LOC106301226 gene encoding putative F-box protein At3g23950: MDLPEIALVNVLSRFPLKSIARFRTVSKEWRSLIDSDFFRDHYISFKSSSSLSWSIIQTNPHKLSLEIVGHHGCNTWGLDRSPGSFLRFFAKTTIRKLLVLSCTDGLVSICAEASDGSPLYYIGNPLMEDWFQLPLPPFLSSQDLDSLRKNKRFSDTGFVTKMQSGVVVSYKVVWMLSHGRLSDKLDFMIYSSETGTWRKHHVSCPHSTVWERQDKSIALNGRLHWLSEDTPTFDASSIVAYDFYGGTGSDDDECRIIHFPGSQIDEVTGDNLFQRVYRRSFTASEGSIVYFNEFHVNETWTLRVWKLVKYEDCPEAWQLSWDLKLRSLIESGTCYFPVVMHPLNSDIIYLWNRTAKGLVLFNLRKRVFSVRKEAEEDGKCMDGCSLSFNWCSEYMDSIRKYNLPEYQGGPNSLFFSQYVLPRWLHRLPRPRST, encoded by the coding sequence ATGGATCTTCCAGAGATAGCACTGGTCAACGTCTTGTCGCGATTTCCATTGAAGAGCATCGCGAGATTTAGAACAGTGAGCAAAGAATGGAGATCGCTCATCGACTCCGACTTCTTCAGAGATCACTACATCTCCTTCAAATCATCTTCCTCCCTCTCCTGGTCTATCATCCAAACCAATCCCCACAAACTCTCACTCGAGATCGTTGGCCACCATGGATGCAACACATGGGGCCTCGATCGTTCTCCTGGTTCTTTCTTGCGTTTCTTCGCCAAGACCACAATCAGAAAACTCTTGGTCTTATCTTGTACCGATGGTTTGGTCTCGATCTGCGCAGAAGCTAGCGATGGTTCTCCTTTGTATTACATCGGAAACCCTTTGATGGAGGATTGGTTTCAACTCCCTCTCCCTCCGTTTCTCTCCTCGCAGGATCTTGATAGTTTGCGTAAGAACAAACGTTTCAGTGACACTGGTTTCGTTACGAAGATGCAGAGCGGGGTTGTTGTGAGTTACAAGGTTGTCTGGATGTTGTCTCACGGTAGATTATCTGATAAACTCGACTTTATGATTTACTCATCTGAAACAGGGACGTGGAGGAAACACCACGTGTCTTGTCCACACTCCACCGTCTGGGAAAGACAAGACAAGTCCATTGCTTTGAACGGGAGGCTTCACTGGCTTTCAGAGGATACTCCTACTTTCGACGCAAGTTCTATTGTAGCTTACGATTTCTATGGAGGTACTGGTAGTGATGATGATGAGTGTCGTATCATACATTTTCCCGGTAGCCAGATAGATGAAGTCACTGGAGATAATTTATTTCAACGAGTCTACAGGAGAAGCTTCACAGCTTCAGAAGGATCCATTGTTTATTTCAATGAGTTCCATGTGAATGAAACATGGACGTTACGGGTTTGGAAGCTGGTCAAGTACGAAGATTGTCCTGAGGCTTGGCAACTCTCTTGGGATCTCAAGTTGAGGTCTTTGATTGAATCTGGTACCTGTTATTTCCCGGTGGTGATGCATCCTTTGAACTCCGACATTATCTACTTGTGGAACAGGACCGCGAAAGGTTTGGTCTTGTTTAACTTGCGCAAACGTGTGTTTAGTGTTCGTAAAGAAGCTGAAGAAGACGGCAAGTGTATGGATGGTTGCAGCTTGAGTTTTAACTGGTGCAGCGAGTATATGGACAGCATCCGTAAATACAATCTCCCAGAGTATCAAGGTGGTCCTAACAGTCTCTTCTTTTCTCAGTATGTTCTCCCCCGTTGGTTGCACCGTCTCCCTCGCCCTCGATCTACTTAG
- the LOC106301879 gene encoding CDKN2A-interacting protein, with the protein MASAQVKRRQEAGRRKLEEFRKQKAEREKKNNTAQPVDNTVADSDGEVVVASISNGPLSQSAETSSFNQTQSKSKSKSYDGSSKERSKRDESVGTSSSLELRGSSNDFTVNNREKQSSGDFNRASTLTESASPSSLLSTSTQMHGSGLISSRKDSLQPTTRMAESTHQSGELRRGGSSILQKPTLSNSYLFSSPDTSSRPSESSDDYGATSYSAKNEATVKRNRPSFLDSLNISRASETQYQHPEIHETSSGSHLTVGDESGPSSLQYISGKSDSNGPSSDSPYPYDNFRSPSFPVANGVMPGFTDYSIPKQNDDFSSLEQHIEDLTQEKFSLQRDLDASRALAESLASENSSMTDTYNQQRSIVNQLKDDMEKLNQQIQAQMVSILLVTHTQQIPVVYALAI; encoded by the exons ATGGCATCAGCTCAGGTTAAGCGGAGGCAAGAGGCTGGACGGCGTAAG CTTGAGGAGTTCCGAAAGCAAAAAGCAGAACGAGAGAAAAAGAATAATACCGCACAACCTGTTGATAACACCGTCGCAGATTCAGATGGAGAAGTTGTTGTTGCATCTATCTCTAACGGACCTCTCAGCCAATCTGCTGAAACCTCCTCCTTCAACCAAACCCAATCCAAATCCAAATCCAAATCCTACGATGGAAGCAGCAAAGAGAGAAGCAAGAGAGATGAGTCAGTTGGCACATCTAGTAGCTTAGAGTTGAGAGGTTCCTCTAATGACTTTACGGTGAACAATAGAGAGAAGCAATCCAGTGGAGATTTCAATCGTGCCTCTACTCTAACAGAAAGTGCATCTCCAAGCAGTTTGTTATCAACCTCGACGCAAATGCATGGCAGTGGATTAATCTCATCAAGAAAAG ACTCTCTACAACCTACTACCAGGATGGCAGAGTCTACTCACCAAAGTGGTGAACTTAGAAGAGGAGGTAGCAGCATCTTGCAGAAGCCAACTTTGTCTAACAGTTATTTGTTTAGTTCTCCGGACACATCATCTCGACCTTCTGAATCTTCGGATGATTACGGTGCAACCTCTTACTCTGCTAAAAATGAAGCAACTGTGAAGAGGAATCGTCCATCTTTCCTTGATTCCCTTAATATTTCAAGAGCTTCCGAGACTCAGTATCAACACCCTGAGATTCATGAAACATCAAGTGGTTCCCATTTAACTGTCGGTGATGAGTCAGGACCATCTTCACTCCAGTATATATCAGGAAAGAGCGACAGTAACGGTCCGTCATCTGATTCTCCTTATCCATATGACAATTTCAGGAGTCCTTCGTTTCCTGTTGCCAATGGAGTAATGCCAGGTTTCACTGATTACTCCATCCCAAAGCAAAATGATGATTTTAGTTCTCTGGAACAG CATATTGAGGATTTAACGCAAGAAAAGTTTTCACTGCAAAGGGATCTTGATGCTTCACGTGCTTTGGCAGAATCCTTAGCATCTGAAAATTCTTCGATGACAGACACTTATAACCAGCAG CGAAGTATTGTCAACCAACTAAAAGATGATATGGAGAAGCTAAATCAACAGATTCAAGCACAAATGGTTAGTATCCTGTTAGTTACCCATACTCAACAAATCCCAGTTGTATATGCCCTAGCAATATAG